ATTCAACATGGACCGATGATGCGGCATGGCGCGATGGGAAAGATTATGGCGGTGACGGCTTTGGCTCTGGAGTTTCCCACCTGGTTATGGTCTGTCCGGACCCAGGTGCGGTCGGTCGTGTGTGGGGGGAGTGGTTTATCTTCCTTTTCAGCGAACATCAGACTAAAACCCAAAATGATGCCCGTTGAATGGTGAAGATCGTGGACGGATactcttttttcttcctgtGCTTGTTGGAGCTGGTGATTcccgagaaaaaaaaatgaccTGGCGATCCCTATGGAAATCTAAAAACAGGGCGTCAGTGTTGTGGTTCTTTGTgtgtatgttttttttggggaggGGATCATCAGTCTTCGTGAAGACGGCTGGGGTTATGAGAATCCGGGCTTCGGCTGTTTGCCCGGGATGAAATTACATTTTACTTGTTTCTCTTCACTCGGTCTGGCGGTCTTGTAGCTGTACTTGTACGGGGCTTTGTCTGACTCTGGTGTAGTTGGATCCGGGGACAGTAGACTCAAAAGACCCTCTGCGGCGTCGTCTAGGCTCAGTCCATACCACGCCATACCCCCATGTTCTATGCTTCAAATGCGGAGTACATAGTCGACAACACATGTTCAACTTGGAACACTGTAACAATTAGCCCTCTTGTCAATACCAATGCCCCCTATCTCAATACACAAAATCAAGAACCGTGCGTCAAGCCGACATGTACCCAGCAACATTCCACGCCACCTGTTCTATTCTTTCCGAAAAGACAGGGGCATGCTGATCCTGCAAATACTGAGATTTCTTCTCCCAATTCTCCCTTCTTTCATCCACACGTGCATTTTACATTTCCAGCActgaggggggggggggcaaagGGAATGAGACGAGTTCGTCTTCTCTGATGTCTTCAACGGCCAGCCAAAGGAAGCCGGCCCTGTATTCTGGGAAGATACACGGTAGTGTCGAGGTGAGATTTATGGCCCAGGGTCGGGATGAGGGTATTCAACTGTCATCGTCTCGACTGTTAACTCTTCCGACTCGGATGTGGTTCTGAGTATAAAATTAAATGTTGTTTGTATGACTGTCGTTCTCCCAGACTCCGTGCATGTTTCCTCGGAAAAAGTGCGCTACATCTCGCCTCAATTCTGGATGAAATTGAAGGAGCTCTAGACTTGGGATTTGGCGGCTGAATACAGCATGAAGTTTGAAGAGTCGGGACGTCATTGTTCGTTTAGTCCGTGCGTTCACGTGGAGCGTTGGTAAGGGGTGTGGTGTCTACGGGTGGAACGTCCATGCCGACAAGTACATGTCATGAGGGTCTACGATCCTGTGAGTCCCAATGCAGGCGTCCATAATGCCTGGATCCTATTCTATTGGGACCAACTGTGGTGGCAAGGCATGGGGGAAAGGAGTGTCCATCAACGGAAACCCTAACTGTGTGAGCGAATGGTCCCCATTTTCAGAAAACAAATTCCAAGTAGATGCAAAGCATGCCAATTCGATGGTTTTTGCATTGCTGGGAtattcatcttcatctcggAAAAGGACATCGTGTAAAAGCCTTGGGTTACATAGGCAAGTTGAAAAAGTTGCCAAGGCGCCAAAGCCCTAATTCAGAGTCAATCTTCGTGTTATAGACCTGCTGAACGTTCCAGCTGACCATTGCCCGAGAAAAACCACTTGTGATTCAATGCAAGGATTTTTCAATAATGGTAACACTTTAACCAGATTTATAGAGTAAGCAAAAGAGATAGCCCGGGAATGTCTACCTACTTGTACAATAATCTACCTGCCAGCATAGCTGAACCAGCGGAAAGCAAACTGTTCCCTTAACTAGTCACTCATCTATCGGAAAATAATTACAAACCAAAACAGATCATGCAGGAACCAACTTCCGAGACTAAACTATCACATCCAATAAAGACCTCGAGCTGGGAGGGGGCGGTGCAAGGATCGCTTGTACAATGGGGCAGATTTTACAAGAACAAATTCGTTTTCCCTCAAAATGTTCCCAAGATTCCCTGTTTCTACAAGAAAATACCAAATCCCAATTCCACGTGGATGTATGCTGTTCGGGATACTGGTCGTCTGACTAAATGTCAGAGACATCTCTACTACCGTGGGATTTCTAGCAGTCAAGTACCCGGACATATCCATAGCAAGGTTGCATACGGCATGGCCGACTGGATCATCGTATCACTGCATCCGAGTTCAGGGCGGAAGTCAGGAGTTCGCTGATCTGTAGATTTGCGTGCTACTTTCTGGTTAATTGGAAGGATCCTGGTGCTGGTCTGGAGGGGCAGGCACATGGCTAGCCCTCGTCCTTGATTTTCAGTATGAGAATGGATGGGGATGTTGTTTTATTGTATGTATTGTGGTCTTGGAGGATGCGGTCGTGAATTGGGAGGTTGCACTTGAGTGCTGAGGGAAAATTGAGATACTCGAGTAAGGGCAGATGGATTAGACACATTAAAAGATATTCCTTAGCTAGGCCGTACAAGGCAATTAAGAAACATCCGCCACGCTTTGAGGAATAGGTAGAAGATGGAAGACTAGAATGAACAAGTTCTCCCAAGTCATTGTCTGGTTAAGACACAGACATCACATTTCACAGGTAGACTAGAGAGTTATCGGAACGAGAGAAATAAGACATTCCACCAAAGACTAAAGACAGATGgcgtgaaaaaaaaaaaccaaaaaaacgCAGGATTTTGGAAACAGACATAGAGCCACACAGATTTAAATCACTGCCACTCTGGGGTAGGAGGGAGTAATCTAGGACGGATGTGACAGGATGGGCACCGCATCAACGTCCCTTGGGTGTCATTTCTTTTGGATGAATATAAGCAGACAGACATGGATGAACGAGCAATACAATCAGAACAGAACAGAATAAACACCAACTAACCAAAGCGACGAACCCCCCTAAAAAACCAAAACTGACATAAGAAAGACAATACATGGGCAGAACAAAGGCAGAACAAAGGCAGAACAAAGGCAGAATAAAGGCAAATGTAAACAGCCTTGATGTGGGTATCTCTTTTGTGTATCCtgtggggaaaaaaagaaaccaagcAAGAGACCGACCAGGAAAGAGAAATGAGAACAGGGTATGTTCCATGCGACACCAAGCCATCTTGAAGTCAATTCAATACGCCCCCTGATGACCCAAAGGCGAAACAGGCGAGCGATGGAGATGATCAACCGACCGCCCATAATCCGACAAACCATCAGCCAAAAAACCATACGGCAGAGCAACCGTCGAGTCGACATGTCGAACACGCGTGTAGGGCAACCCATTCACAAGCGTCGGCGTCGAGCAGCGCACCTCACTCTCAACAACACCCCTAGACTTCCGGCGCTCATTGCCCGCATGCGAATACACATCGGGCGCGCAGTCAGAAGTCAGCGCGAGCAGACGCTGCCCGGCGTTGGTATCGCGCAAAAACGTACGTCCTAGACGTGCATTTGCTGTGTGGTACTCGCCCACGAGAGTGTTCTCTATCGGGTCCAGAGCTGGGTAAAGGGGGTTGGTAGCAGAGGAGGCCAtggatgatgaggacgaggcTGCGGGGAGCGGGGAGGGGTCTTCGGATGTAGACATGGGGATGTACCCGAAGACAAGGTCGGATGTTCCGTCTTCCAAGTCGTTGGACTTGATGCGTGAGGAGGGGCTAATGTTGTAGAGACCATTGCTGGGGACGGCGGGCATGACGACTGGGCGGCCATCTGGGATTGTTGCGTACCGCGAGTTCCAGCCCTTGGGATCAGCGGCTAGGGTCATACCCGAGAGGCCGTCGGGGAGAGTTGAGAGGGTGATGTTTGATTGGGGCTGGCTTCGACAGGTTGGGGGTGTTGGGAGGGTGCGGTCTACGGCGTCTGTGTAGGTCGTCATGGCTCCTGTTGACTGAGGCATTCCGGCGGACATGCCTTGGCCGGGAAGGACAAAGCTGTATGCAGCTTGGTTCAGGTTGCTATGTTCTTCGAAGAATTCGCCGTTTGTGGTTCTGCCGGTAAGATCCCAGGCGCGGTTACCCCACGCGGTGCCATAGTCGAGCACTGCTCCCAAATTGCTGGACATCATATACCCGGGTGATGTCTGGCCGTGGTAGTTGGCTGACTGGTCATCATAGGAGTGATCCATGCCGACGGGATGCCGTGAGAAGTTGGACTGGATCTCCAGTTCATACTCGTCTCGCTGGTAGGGAGCCCGCATTTGAGGGGAGCCCATGAGGATGGATCTTCCCTGACTCTTGGTTGCATAGAGTCTCGCTGCTTCTCTGGCAGCGTCTTCGGGGGCCAAAGAGTTGACCTGGAGAGGAAAAACGAACCACGTCAGTGGGACTCTTTCGCCGTGGATCTTGTGGACTCGGGCTTACTCTGATGTACTGGCATTCGGTAGCTCCAACACTACGGCAACTGGAGCAAGCCAGACCAGTGTTGAGATCCCCGTTGCACTTGATTTTCCTCTTCCGGCACCGGTTGCACTGATAGATGTTAGCAATCCCCGGAGAATCAAGCTGGAGAGAGTCCTTACTGCGACTAGAGCTCGCTTCCTCTGTTTCCGTGGCTTTTCATCTCGCTCTACAACGAGACTTCGCTCCTGCTTTGCCACACGCATTGATCGAGCCATCGAGATGGTCGAGTTACGTTGGGCTTGGTCTAGTCCAGACATATTGTCGTATGTGTGATCCATGTTGAGAGCAATCACCTGTTGCACGATTCAGCAACGTAGAAAAGATCCAAAAGTAACGTTTCCTGTGAATGCCTTCAAGCCACTGTTCATAAGAGGAATGTAAGTAGAAAACGAAAGAGATGCCTCTGGGAAATAGGGCTAGATTTTAAGCCATGTTTTGCTAACAATCGGTGTGATTgcctttccttttttttttggatatttATAAAATTATCTAAAATATATCGATGTGATTTTTGCCCCCTTTTTTAATTTTTCCTCTGTGTATTCTTCTTCGCTATATGCGTGTTTAGATCCAAGTAGAGAGAGAAGACATACACAGTACATAGACCAAAAGTACCCTGGACCTGGtttctggttttttttttttattttttttttctttcaattTCTTATTTCCTATCTTCTCAGTGTTTCGTAtttgtcttttcttttttttcccccattGGAAAAAAACTGATCTGCAAAGTTCCGGATTCCCTCAGTTGCCAGTTGGATACCGAAAGATGTCCGTTTTGAAAAGAGGTTTCACGAGGTAACGTCACACAGACGAGAACAAAGTCCGGTAGTGTTTCAGCCAATTTGAAGggcttcctttttttcctttcagAGATCCAGCACTGGGGGTAGAAAACGGGCAACTGCCGTACTGTTTGCAGAGACACCGCGGAGTATAACCCGAGGTCCGGAAATGTTTGCTCAATAGATCTGCAGGTCAAAATAGTCGGAACTTCGAGGCCTGGAACATTATACTCTATCTTGCAAACGGtaagagaagagaaataggggaggggggaaacaAACGCCTGTCTCAGGTTGCTTCAAATGTCTCAacagagaaagagaagagaaaaagaaaatatAGGACTAAACTCTCTCATGGCACCTGTCATTTTGACAAGCGCACGACTTGGCTTCCCCGAGTCAAGCGCGCTAGAAAAAGCCAGGGATCAACGATCTACAAAGAAGGACTTGGGGAGGGTCGATCCTAGTGTTCATGAGCGCTTCTGGTAACTAGATCGAATTGGAAAGGGGGAAAAAGCAAATCAGGTCCATTAAATGAGGAAGGGAGATATAGTACTCAGCCAGTATGTGGGAGCACTTGTGGGACATCCACCAGATCTTGATCATCGATCGACGCTAAGAGACTAGAAAGGGGGAATCTAGAAGTGCCGACTAGGATGCGTGAACTTCTGGGATACTTCCAGGGTTCACAGATTGCTACTGGGAGCTAATGTGGAGAGAAGTG
Above is a genomic segment from Penicillium digitatum chromosome 3, complete sequence containing:
- a CDS encoding Fungal transcriptional regulatory protein, N-terminal produces the protein MSGLDQAQRNSTISMARSMRVAKQERSLVVERDEKPRKQRKRALVACNRCRKRKIKCNGDLNTGLACSSCRSVGATECQYIRVNSLAPEDAAREAARLYATKSQGRSILMGSPQMRAPYQRDEYELEIQSNFSRHPVGMDHSYDDQSANYHGQTSPGYMMSSNLGAVLDYGTAWGNRAWDLTGRTTNGEFFEEHSNLNQAAYSFVLPGQGMSAGMPQSTGAMTTYTDAVDRTLPTPPTCRSQPQSNITLSTLPDGLSGMTLAADPKGWNSRYATIPDGRPVVMPAVPSNGLYNISPSSRIKSNDLEDGTSDLVFGYIPMSTSEDPSPLPAASSSSSMASSATNPLYPALDPIENTLVGEYHTANARLGRTFLRDTNAGQRLLALTSDCAPDVYSHAGNERRKSRGVVESEVRCSTPTLVNGLPYTRVRHVDSTVALPYGFLADGLSDYGRSVDHLHRSPVSPLGHQGAY